In Kordiimonas pumila, a single genomic region encodes these proteins:
- a CDS encoding ABC transporter permease, which translates to MFSYTLKKIIMTIPTLFILALLIFMLMRSVPGDPAVLIVGDLADPAVLAQVRLELGLDKPAYVQFWLWLSRALGGDLGVSLITGEDILTGLLSRFTVTAQVVLVAILFSASIAIPAGMVAAWRQNRPTDFSIVFLMNVFLSIPGFWMALMFIFLFGVYLNWLPTIGYVSLAEDFSGGMKYLLMPVLSLVFLEVATLTRMMRASSIEVLRQEYVTHARAKGLSEGVVLRRHVFKNAFAPTLTMLGLTLGSLLGGAAVIETVFTLPGLGRFLVEAIYARDYAVVQGVLIFVAGVYVLVNLCVDLLYPVLDPRVRL; encoded by the coding sequence ATGTTTAGTTATACACTTAAAAAAATAATCATGACGATACCGACGCTGTTCATTCTTGCGCTCCTTATTTTCATGTTGATGCGGTCTGTCCCCGGTGATCCTGCCGTTCTTATTGTGGGCGACCTTGCAGACCCTGCGGTACTGGCACAAGTGCGGTTGGAACTTGGTTTGGATAAACCCGCTTATGTGCAGTTTTGGCTATGGCTTAGCCGCGCCCTTGGGGGCGATCTTGGGGTTTCGCTTATTACCGGCGAGGATATTTTAACGGGGCTTCTATCGCGGTTTACTGTTACGGCTCAGGTGGTTCTTGTTGCAATCCTCTTTTCTGCGTCGATTGCAATTCCTGCAGGTATGGTAGCGGCGTGGCGGCAAAATAGGCCGACAGATTTCTCCATCGTGTTTTTGATGAATGTATTTTTGTCTATTCCGGGTTTTTGGATGGCCCTGATGTTCATCTTTTTGTTTGGGGTTTATCTTAACTGGTTACCTACTATTGGCTATGTATCGCTTGCCGAGGACTTCAGCGGCGGTATGAAATATCTACTGATGCCGGTTTTGTCTCTGGTGTTTCTGGAGGTTGCTACCCTTACACGGATGATGCGTGCCAGTTCTATTGAAGTTCTGCGTCAGGAATATGTGACGCACGCCCGTGCAAAAGGTCTTAGTGAAGGTGTGGTGCTGAGGCGGCATGTGTTTAAAAATGCTTTTGCACCCACACTTACAATGCTGGGCTTAACGCTTGGCTCGCTCCTTGGCGGCGCAGCGGTTATTGAAACTGTCTTCACATTACCGGGTTTGGGGCGTTTCCTTGTCGAGGCGATATACGCTCGCGACTATGCTGTTGTGCAGGGTGTGTTGATATTTGTGGCAGGGGTTTACGTGCTTGTAAACTTGTGTGTGGACCTGCTGTATCCAGTACTTGATCCAAGGGTAAGACTATGA
- a CDS encoding ABC transporter permease: MTSSRPWYLRRVNGAVGLFLISVAFILAVMAQIYTPYSPIALDFEAYLAAPSADHWFGTDQFGRDVFSRLMSASWVSLSVSFYVVAFAMLLGVPIGALAGYCGNWVDRVVMSVTDAFMALPSLLLALAIMSAIGPGKWGVVLALGLAYTPSVIRVVRGSVLSIREKEYVDASRVMGNSELYTVIRHVIPNCVGPLIVLGTVFFALSILSESALSFLGLGVPPPYPSWGGMLSDARIYFSIAPWLVIFPGLAITVTLLGINLFGDALRDRYDPRMSGL; the protein is encoded by the coding sequence ATGACGAGTAGCCGTCCATGGTACCTGCGCCGTGTAAACGGAGCAGTAGGCCTTTTCCTTATTAGTGTTGCGTTTATTCTGGCGGTGATGGCACAGATTTATACGCCCTACAGCCCTATTGCGTTAGATTTTGAGGCATATCTAGCGGCCCCTTCTGCTGATCACTGGTTTGGTACTGATCAGTTTGGCCGCGATGTTTTTAGCCGTCTTATGTCGGCCTCGTGGGTTAGTTTAAGTGTAAGTTTTTATGTTGTTGCTTTTGCTATGCTGCTTGGTGTGCCCATTGGTGCGCTGGCAGGGTATTGCGGTAACTGGGTTGACCGGGTGGTTATGTCTGTAACGGATGCGTTTATGGCGCTTCCCAGTTTGCTTCTTGCGCTTGCTATCATGAGCGCGATCGGCCCGGGTAAATGGGGTGTGGTTCTGGCACTGGGTCTTGCTTATACACCGAGTGTAATCAGGGTTGTGCGGGGGTCTGTCCTTTCTATCCGGGAAAAAGAGTATGTCGATGCCTCGCGGGTTATGGGCAATAGCGAGCTTTACACAGTTATTCGGCACGTTATTCCTAACTGCGTTGGTCCCCTTATTGTGCTGGGTACCGTTTTTTTTGCGCTCTCCATTCTATCAGAAAGTGCGCTTAGCTTTTTGGGTTTAGGCGTGCCGCCACCATACCCAAGCTGGGGCGGCATGCTTTCTGATGCGCGCATATATTTTTCGATCGCGCCGTGGCTTGTTATTTTCCCCGGCCTTGCCATCACTGTAACGCTACTGGGGATTAACCTGTTCGGCGATGCCCTAAGAGATCGCTACGACCCGAGGATGTCAGGGCTATGA
- a CDS encoding dipeptide ABC transporter ATP-binding protein, whose protein sequence is MTDVMTAPDTIAKETAEPLLRFEGLSIRFGSADYGVSVVKGFSASLHAGKILALVGESGSGKTMVSRAVLRLLPPGGHISGGRILFKGKDLAALSAREMQDVRGVSIGMVFQEPMTSLNPTLTVGFQMAEALKWHFNLPDGECRERSIAMLKRVRITDPETCLAKFPHEFSGGMRQRILLASVLLMKPAVLIADEPTTALDVLAQKQVMDIMCEIVHELGVAVLLITHDLGLVAQYADQVAVIKKGDLIEMGSISDTLLAPKHAYTQSLMGALPVRYTDIKAEVKTPPLCEIKGVSVAYRGRRQWPWQAQPVHKVLHDVSLDLRQGETFVVVGESGSGKTTLARTMLGLIRPDSGSVIYNGTDIGTLDKSAFLVLRQKMQMVFQDPYSALDPRMFVGATIAEGLRHESNMTRAKVRAATLDILREVGLDESYYDRFPHELSGGQRQRVNIARALVSQPDFVVADEPVSALDITVQEEILELFKALQQRHKFACLFITHDLSVAEQVGDRIAVMYQGKLVEAGTRDQVFDDPRHPYTCALLEAAPRLVKSRGDSYELISLKEQNPRPPEGFMFGGWHPELAVTRSVGEATLHDVGAGHLVAFQALSEKERNV, encoded by the coding sequence ATGACAGATGTGATGACAGCACCAGATACCATAGCCAAAGAAACCGCAGAACCGCTCTTGCGCTTTGAGGGCTTGAGTATTCGCTTTGGTAGTGCAGACTACGGTGTATCCGTAGTGAAGGGCTTTTCTGCGAGCCTGCATGCAGGTAAGATTCTGGCATTAGTCGGCGAATCCGGTAGCGGTAAAACCATGGTCTCCAGAGCTGTGCTGAGATTACTGCCCCCTGGCGGGCACATATCTGGTGGGCGTATTCTGTTTAAGGGCAAAGACCTGGCTGCTCTTTCAGCCCGCGAGATGCAAGACGTTAGAGGTGTCAGCATAGGCATGGTTTTCCAAGAGCCAATGACTTCCCTCAACCCTACTTTAACGGTTGGGTTTCAAATGGCAGAGGCCCTGAAATGGCACTTTAACCTGCCCGACGGGGAATGCCGCGAACGATCTATTGCTATGCTGAAGCGGGTGCGGATTACCGACCCTGAAACCTGCCTTGCAAAATTTCCGCATGAGTTTTCGGGCGGCATGCGCCAGCGTATTCTGCTTGCAAGTGTTTTGCTGATGAAACCTGCGGTGCTGATTGCAGATGAACCGACAACTGCTCTTGATGTTCTCGCACAAAAGCAGGTGATGGATATTATGTGCGAAATTGTGCACGAACTGGGTGTTGCTGTGCTGTTGATTACCCATGATCTGGGCCTCGTTGCGCAGTATGCAGATCAGGTTGCTGTTATAAAAAAAGGCGATCTGATAGAAATGGGGTCTATCAGCGACACTTTGCTAGCCCCCAAGCATGCTTATACACAGTCACTAATGGGCGCTCTGCCTGTTCGCTACACTGATATAAAAGCCGAAGTGAAAACACCGCCGCTTTGCGAAATAAAAGGGGTGTCTGTTGCTTATAGGGGGCGGCGTCAGTGGCCGTGGCAAGCACAGCCTGTGCATAAAGTACTGCATGATGTCAGCCTTGATTTGCGGCAAGGCGAAACCTTTGTTGTCGTGGGCGAGTCTGGTTCGGGCAAAACAACATTGGCCCGAACAATGCTGGGTTTGATCAGGCCTGATTCTGGTTCTGTTATCTATAATGGAACCGATATTGGGACATTAGATAAAAGTGCTTTTCTGGTGCTTCGTCAGAAAATGCAAATGGTATTTCAGGATCCATATTCTGCACTTGATCCCCGGATGTTTGTTGGGGCAACCATTGCCGAAGGCCTGCGTCATGAAAGCAACATGACGAGAGCCAAGGTTAGGGCTGCCACACTTGATATTCTGCGCGAGGTTGGCCTTGATGAAAGCTATTATGACAGGTTCCCTCACGAGCTTTCAGGGGGGCAGCGGCAGCGGGTGAACATTGCACGGGCACTTGTTTCGCAGCCTGATTTTGTTGTTGCTGATGAGCCTGTTTCGGCACTGGATATAACTGTGCAGGAAGAGATTTTAGAGCTGTTCAAGGCCTTGCAGCAGCGCCACAAGTTTGCGTGTCTTTTTATTACACATGACCTGAGTGTAGCAGAGCAAGTCGGCGATAGAATTGCCGTTATGTATCAGGGCAAACTGGTAGAAGCCGGTACACGTGATCAGGTTTTTGATGACCCGCGTCATCCCTATACATGTGCGCTTCTTGAAGCGGCACCCAGGCTTGTGAAGTCTAGAGGCGACAGCTACGAGCTTATATCCCTTAAAGAACAAAACCCAAGGCCCCCAGAGGGCTTTATGTTTGGCGGTTGGCACCCTGAATTGGCAGTGACCAGAAGCGTGGGAGAAGCAACGTTACACGATGTGGGAGCTGGGCATTTGGTTGCGTTTCAGGCTTTGTCAGAAAAGGAAAGAAATGTTTGA
- a CDS encoding RraA family protein: MFDVHKMPEQISPSLVELLQQVETATVGHFLHTGFIDRDIRAVLPEARVAGTAVTVRIPHADSTALHYLLKTVRPGDFVVVERCGDSRHACWGGVVTHAMKRAGIVGAVIDGPATDFAEIRSLGLPVWCRGPSSITTKLLGLDGAINVPVTVGGQIVHPGDAILADESGVIALSKADAIMVANTALDMQQREIEVLARLYGGECLPDITGATQMVEKSA; this comes from the coding sequence ATGTTTGATGTTCATAAAATGCCCGAGCAAATTTCCCCTAGTTTGGTGGAACTTTTGCAGCAAGTTGAAACAGCCACTGTTGGTCATTTCCTGCACACAGGATTTATAGACCGCGATATTCGGGCAGTATTGCCAGAAGCGCGGGTTGCAGGAACGGCTGTAACAGTTCGCATACCGCATGCAGACTCAACAGCCTTGCATTATTTACTGAAAACCGTACGCCCGGGCGATTTTGTTGTTGTGGAGCGTTGCGGCGATAGCCGGCATGCCTGCTGGGGCGGGGTTGTTACCCATGCCATGAAACGTGCGGGCATTGTGGGCGCGGTTATTGATGGGCCTGCAACAGATTTTGCAGAAATACGCTCTCTTGGGTTGCCAGTGTGGTGCAGGGGGCCTTCATCTATCACAACAAAACTGCTTGGGCTCGACGGTGCCATTAATGTGCCGGTTACTGTGGGCGGGCAAATTGTTCATCCTGGTGACGCTATTTTGGCCGATGAAAGCGGCGTTATCGCTCTCTCGAAAGCCGATGCAATAATGGTTGCTAATACGGCGCTCGATATGCAGCAGCGTGAAATTGAGGTGCTGGCCCGTTTATACGGCGGTGAATGCCTGCCTGATATTACCGGTGCGACCCAGATGGTCGAAAAATCTGCCTGA
- a CDS encoding carbon-nitrogen hydrolase family protein — protein MKVCLIQMNSRDSLVENLQQAENAVRSAVADTHARLVVLPELFTYLGGTKEGKREAGQVFPESGAYRLLQSLAKEYGVYLHGGSMIERDGDRLYNTTVVFDPKGSEIAKYRKIHLFDVVAPDGAVFRESDVFGRGENIVTYKVDDHIVGCSICYDLRFPELYAELSKAGADIIIAPAAFTLMTGKDHWEILCRSRAMETQTYVLATNQVGTYSENGEPRASYGHSMVVDPWGTVLARAQARTGHIVASLDFDYLNKVRADIPVQRHHVLGQ, from the coding sequence ATGAAAGTTTGCCTAATACAAATGAACTCTCGCGATAGCCTCGTTGAAAATCTGCAACAGGCAGAAAACGCAGTGCGTTCAGCCGTTGCAGATACACACGCAAGGCTGGTTGTTTTGCCAGAGCTGTTTACATATCTTGGTGGCACAAAGGAAGGTAAACGCGAGGCTGGGCAGGTTTTCCCTGAAAGTGGTGCGTATCGGCTTTTACAGTCGCTTGCCAAAGAGTATGGTGTTTATCTGCACGGCGGAAGCATGATCGAACGGGACGGCGACCGGCTTTACAATACAACAGTTGTGTTTGACCCCAAGGGCAGCGAAATTGCCAAATACCGGAAAATTCACCTGTTTGATGTTGTGGCACCTGACGGCGCTGTCTTCCGGGAATCCGATGTGTTTGGGCGCGGTGAAAATATTGTCACTTACAAGGTAGATGATCATATAGTTGGCTGCAGTATTTGCTACGATTTGCGTTTCCCTGAACTTTATGCCGAATTAAGCAAGGCTGGCGCCGACATTATTATTGCCCCGGCAGCCTTTACGCTTATGACAGGCAAAGATCACTGGGAAATATTGTGCCGGTCGCGCGCAATGGAGACCCAAACCTATGTACTGGCAACAAATCAAGTGGGCACATACTCTGAAAATGGTGAACCACGGGCTTCTTATGGTCATTCAATGGTGGTTGACCCGTGGGGCACAGTGTTGGCCCGCGCACAGGCGAGAACAGGCCATATTGTTGCCTCACTAGACTTTGATTACTTGAATAAAGTGCGAGCAGACATCCCTGTTCAGCGGCACCATGTTTTGGGCCAGTAG
- a CDS encoding HpcH/HpaI aldolase family protein: protein MHSKFKNFAFWLSTPNPMMVEAAHDKGLTRLVLDLEHGAFDQSQLNMFIPFCKALGFEICAKVLAPEAMAIQQALDFGADAVIIPHVEGVDHAREVTAHAKYPPLGNRSYAAGRIVRYDALPAGFFQNENNRVKCYPMVESSAALTDVEAILALPTVDGLFVGPSDLALSRGRSTYCFDGDDRTDIKRIAVAAEKFKKPWIMPAWTQAERQFSLENNAAWLVALNEFGVAMAGLGAGLTQIENNHL from the coding sequence ATGCATAGTAAATTTAAGAATTTTGCTTTCTGGCTCTCAACGCCTAACCCGATGATGGTGGAAGCTGCACACGATAAAGGGCTAACACGGCTAGTGCTGGATCTTGAGCACGGGGCGTTTGACCAGTCCCAGTTGAATATGTTTATTCCTTTTTGCAAAGCGCTTGGCTTTGAAATTTGCGCCAAGGTTTTGGCACCAGAAGCCATGGCAATCCAGCAGGCGCTGGATTTTGGCGCGGACGCTGTAATTATTCCCCATGTGGAGGGCGTTGATCATGCCCGTGAAGTAACGGCACATGCAAAATATCCCCCGCTTGGTAACCGTAGTTATGCAGCGGGGCGCATAGTGCGCTATGATGCTTTGCCTGCGGGTTTTTTTCAAAACGAAAATAACCGGGTTAAATGTTACCCAATGGTTGAATCTTCTGCGGCACTCACTGATGTGGAAGCAATTTTGGCTTTGCCAACAGTGGACGGCCTTTTTGTTGGCCCGTCAGACCTTGCGCTTTCAAGGGGCCGGTCAACTTACTGTTTTGACGGTGACGACAGGACAGACATTAAACGTATCGCAGTAGCGGCGGAAAAATTTAAAAAACCATGGATAATGCCAGCATGGACGCAAGCGGAAAGGCAGTTTTCTCTTGAAAACAACGCGGCCTGGCTTGTTGCTTTAAATGAATTTGGTGTTGCTATGGCCGGACTTGGTGCGGGGCTTACACAAATAGAAAATAACCATTTATAG
- a CDS encoding CocE/NonD family hydrolase, which produces MQRLIFKVLMFAALVAPAYLHGAYAADPIHFGNKSVIPEYNVMVPMRDGVRLSTDIYRPAKPGKYPVILTRDTYDNGSRDQDIAEGYTWAERGYVFIHQDVRGRYDSDGGQHYPYKYEAEDGYDTQVWAGEQPWSNGKVGMMGGSYLASVQWLSAPLRAPSLTALAPRMTPYNYYQDVAYTGGAFQLSSRIGWAALISGRTNQIRHYDWDEKLLHLPLKTLDKAIGHDLPHFRDWLAHPSHDEYWMEYNVEAQADQIDVPAYNIAGWYDVFLRGNLTSFADMGKKARSEKNRHAQKLIIGPWPHTAAPSAKLGELDFTDAAVVSFDDIHIKWFDYWLKGTENGVLNEAPVRLFVMGENKWRDEQEWPLARTQYTKYYFNSKGSANSAQGNGTLSTEKPEAKKGHDQFVYDPNNPVPTLGGNLMFKTTPAGPYDQAALEERKDILVYTTGPLEADTEVTGPIEVTLYAASSALDTDFTAKLVDVHPDGKAYNLADGIIRARHRESFKSEKLLTPGKVYEYTIDLWATSNLFKKGHKIRVDISSSNFPRFDRNPNTGHKFAEDAEIQTAEQTIYHTAEYPSYITLPIIPR; this is translated from the coding sequence ATGCAAAGACTGATCTTTAAAGTATTAATGTTTGCCGCACTTGTGGCTCCGGCGTATCTGCACGGCGCATATGCTGCTGACCCCATTCACTTTGGGAATAAATCCGTGATCCCGGAATATAATGTAATGGTACCCATGCGGGACGGCGTACGCCTTTCAACGGATATTTACAGGCCAGCAAAACCCGGTAAATACCCCGTTATTTTAACGCGAGATACCTATGATAATGGATCGCGTGATCAGGATATTGCAGAAGGCTATACATGGGCAGAACGAGGCTATGTTTTTATCCACCAGGACGTGCGCGGCCGTTATGATTCTGACGGCGGTCAGCATTACCCTTATAAATATGAAGCTGAAGATGGCTATGATACGCAGGTTTGGGCAGGTGAACAGCCTTGGTCAAACGGTAAAGTTGGCATGATGGGGGGGTCATACCTTGCATCTGTACAGTGGTTAAGCGCACCGCTGCGGGCGCCTTCCCTCACAGCCCTTGCACCGCGCATGACACCCTATAATTATTATCAGGATGTGGCTTACACCGGGGGGGCATTCCAGCTTTCATCTCGCATTGGTTGGGCGGCGCTTATTAGTGGCCGCACAAACCAGATTCGCCATTATGACTGGGATGAAAAGCTTTTACATTTACCGCTGAAAACCCTTGATAAAGCGATTGGTCACGACCTGCCTCATTTCCGCGATTGGCTGGCACATCCGTCTCATGATGAGTACTGGATGGAATATAATGTAGAGGCTCAGGCCGACCAGATTGATGTTCCGGCCTATAATATTGCGGGCTGGTATGATGTTTTCTTACGCGGCAACCTTACAAGCTTTGCTGATATGGGTAAAAAAGCCCGCAGCGAGAAAAACCGGCATGCTCAAAAGCTCATTATTGGGCCGTGGCCGCACACAGCAGCCCCGTCAGCCAAATTAGGTGAATTAGACTTTACAGACGCGGCTGTTGTTAGCTTTGACGATATACATATCAAATGGTTCGACTACTGGCTGAAGGGCACAGAAAACGGCGTACTAAATGAGGCACCCGTACGCCTGTTTGTGATGGGCGAAAATAAGTGGCGTGATGAGCAGGAATGGCCGCTCGCCCGCACGCAGTACACAAAATATTATTTTAACAGCAAAGGCAGCGCTAACAGTGCGCAAGGTAACGGCACGCTAAGTACAGAAAAGCCTGAAGCCAAAAAAGGTCATGACCAGTTTGTATATGACCCGAATAACCCAGTACCTACTCTGGGCGGCAACCTGATGTTTAAAACAACACCTGCGGGGCCATATGACCAAGCTGCCCTTGAAGAGCGTAAAGACATTCTTGTCTATACGACAGGGCCACTGGAGGCTGATACAGAGGTGACAGGGCCAATAGAGGTTACGTTATATGCGGCGTCTTCTGCGCTCGATACAGACTTTACAGCAAAGCTTGTTGATGTGCATCCAGACGGCAAAGCCTATAATTTGGCTGATGGTATTATCAGGGCGCGCCACCGGGAATCTTTCAAGTCTGAAAAGCTGCTCACACCGGGTAAAGTGTATGAATATACAATTGACCTTTGGGCAACAAGCAACCTGTTTAAAAAGGGGCACAAGATACGGGTGGATATTTCCAGCAGTAATTTCCCGCGCTTTGACCGTAACCCAAATACCGGGCATAAATTTGCTGAGGATGCAGAAATACAGACCGCAGAACAAACGATCTACCACACGGCCGAATATCCATCATATATAACTTTGCCGATAATACCGAGGTAG
- a CDS encoding Lrp/AsnC family transcriptional regulator gives MTHKLDRFDVAILEALQRDGRMTRVKLSEVVGLSPTPCHERVKRLEKDKYIKSYHAQVDINRFMKISLVYVTITLGSHRASDFTIFERNIKQYPEVLECHALGGGIDYILKVIAHNITDYQNFMEGLLESNIGINQYFTHFVTKPVKEYAGYPLSDLMMK, from the coding sequence ATGACACATAAACTTGACCGCTTTGATGTGGCTATACTCGAGGCTTTGCAGCGAGATGGCCGCATGACGCGTGTCAAACTGTCTGAAGTTGTGGGGCTTTCCCCTACACCGTGTCACGAACGCGTCAAGCGCCTTGAAAAAGATAAATACATTAAAAGCTACCACGCACAGGTTGATATTAACCGCTTCATGAAAATCTCCCTTGTGTATGTTACCATCACACTGGGGAGCCACAGGGCGAGTGACTTTACGATATTTGAACGTAATATAAAGCAGTATCCTGAGGTGCTCGAGTGCCACGCACTTGGTGGGGGCATTGACTATATTCTAAAGGTTATTGCTCATAATATTACGGACTATCAGAACTTTATGGAAGGTTTGCTTGAAAGCAATATTGGCATTAACCAGTATTTCACCCACTTTGTTACCAAGCCGGTTAAAGAATATGCTGGCTACCCTCTGTCTGATCTGATGATGAAATAA
- a CDS encoding aminotransferase, whose product MTTINDLDRKTLVHPFAHLADHDAGNTPSRVIKKGKGIRIYDTDGIELIDAFSGLYCVNIGYGNEAVADAIAEQARELAYYHAYAGHGSEPSIKLSDEILKWYGPGMARVFYGLSGSDANETQAKIVWYYNNVLGRPAKKKIISRLRGYHGATVISGSMTGLPFYHTAFDMPCGPILHTTNPHYYFEAEDGMTEAEFSKKCARDLEEMILREGPDTVAAFIGEPMLGTGGIITPPENYWAEIQAVLNKYDILLIADEVVCGFGRTGENFGSHLYGMKPDLITIAKGLTSAYLPLSGSIVGDKVWDVLKQGSEKYGPFSHGYTYTAHPLCAAAGLANLKVLKDNNIVANAKDTGAYFNSELRKAFSQHPLVGEVRGQGMLGALEFVQDRSQKQRFDAALKVGAQVSAATLKRGIIARAMPHGDILGFAPPLITTKEDVDHIIKTVAEAVNEVTDTLTAQGVKLA is encoded by the coding sequence ATGACAACAATCAATGACCTAGACAGGAAAACACTGGTCCACCCCTTTGCACACCTTGCAGACCACGATGCAGGTAACACGCCCTCACGCGTGATTAAAAAGGGTAAAGGTATCCGTATTTACGACACGGACGGCATTGAGCTGATTGATGCCTTCTCAGGCCTTTACTGCGTCAACATTGGCTACGGCAATGAAGCTGTAGCGGATGCGATTGCAGAGCAAGCACGCGAACTTGCTTACTATCATGCCTATGCTGGCCACGGCAGCGAGCCATCCATTAAGCTTTCAGACGAAATTTTAAAGTGGTATGGCCCCGGCATGGCACGGGTATTTTATGGCCTTTCGGGGTCTGATGCCAATGAAACACAGGCCAAGATTGTATGGTACTATAATAATGTCCTTGGCCGCCCGGCTAAGAAGAAAATTATCTCACGCCTGCGTGGCTATCACGGGGCCACTGTTATCTCTGGCAGCATGACAGGCCTGCCGTTTTACCACACTGCTTTTGATATGCCGTGTGGCCCCATATTGCACACAACCAACCCGCATTATTATTTTGAAGCAGAAGACGGCATGACAGAAGCCGAGTTTTCAAAAAAATGTGCGCGCGATCTTGAAGAAATGATTTTGAGAGAAGGGCCAGACACGGTTGCAGCCTTTATCGGCGAGCCTATGCTGGGCACAGGCGGCATTATTACACCGCCAGAAAATTACTGGGCAGAAATACAGGCCGTTCTGAACAAATATGATATTCTGCTGATCGCAGATGAAGTGGTTTGCGGCTTTGGGCGCACGGGCGAAAACTTTGGTTCGCACCTCTACGGCATGAAACCTGACCTGATCACAATAGCCAAAGGCCTGACAAGTGCATACCTGCCGCTATCTGGTTCTATTGTCGGCGATAAAGTATGGGACGTGCTGAAACAGGGATCTGAGAAATACGGCCCGTTTAGCCACGGCTACACATACACAGCGCACCCTTTGTGTGCGGCAGCGGGCCTTGCCAACCTGAAAGTTTTGAAAGACAATAACATTGTTGCAAACGCCAAAGACACCGGCGCTTACTTCAATAGTGAACTGAGAAAAGCCTTTAGCCAACACCCCCTTGTTGGTGAAGTGCGCGGCCAAGGCATGCTGGGCGCACTTGAGTTTGTTCAAGACAGAAGCCAAAAACAGCGCTTTGATGCAGCCCTTAAAGTGGGGGCACAAGTTTCTGCTGCCACCCTGAAACGCGGCATTATTGCCCGCGCCATGCCACACGGCGATATTTTAGGGTTTGCCCCGCCGCTGATTACCACAAAAGAGGATGTCGATCACATTATCAAAACTGTGGCAGAAGCAGTAAACGAAGTTACTGACACCCTAACAGCGCAAGGTGTAAAATTGGCCTAA